One segment of Pseudodesulfovibrio sp. 5S69 DNA contains the following:
- a CDS encoding tyrosine-type recombinase/integrase encodes MPYKEGKRWRGVVRFTPTHGPIIRRTKFFETKRQAGDWEGETVKALKVADQRNPAKADVIGRALTVTEWANRYLDHVEATMCRKTYNEKRLAFQRLGAFLRDDRSLVGRISLHVALEHLAMVSRTVTGNSANKDRKNLAAAWVWGIKYLNLDRDNPFQHVDRFPEDRHPRYVPPLDDFRKVVHLAGPRRRQLLLLAFHTAPRRSELWKLKWSEVDFGSGLVGYWTRKRRSGNAEFDELPMSAGLRAKLAEWKLVSGAEDLVFGNRFNGLLDPNNRWLKRLCAEAGVKPFGFHGIRHLAARVAIDNGATIMEVKHLLRHKSIATTQRYILRTKKTTGAVDALDAALVDAVGGRVRKNDTCG; translated from the coding sequence ATGCCCTACAAGGAAGGAAAACGGTGGAGGGGTGTGGTGCGTTTCACCCCGACACATGGTCCGATCATCAGGCGCACGAAGTTCTTTGAAACCAAGAGACAGGCAGGGGATTGGGAAGGCGAAACCGTCAAGGCATTGAAGGTGGCCGACCAGAGAAACCCTGCCAAGGCCGATGTGATTGGCCGGGCTCTGACCGTGACGGAATGGGCGAATCGTTACCTCGATCACGTCGAGGCCACGATGTGCCGGAAGACCTACAACGAAAAACGGTTGGCTTTCCAGCGGCTGGGGGCTTTCCTCAGGGACGACCGGTCGCTGGTTGGGCGAATCAGTCTTCACGTGGCTCTGGAGCATCTGGCCATGGTCTCCAGGACGGTAACCGGGAATTCGGCGAACAAGGATCGCAAGAATCTCGCCGCTGCCTGGGTGTGGGGAATCAAGTACCTCAATCTGGACAGGGACAATCCCTTCCAGCATGTGGACAGGTTCCCCGAGGATCGCCACCCGCGCTACGTCCCGCCGCTGGACGATTTCCGCAAGGTGGTGCACCTGGCGGGACCTCGTCGTAGGCAACTGCTGTTGCTGGCCTTCCATACCGCGCCGCGCAGGAGCGAGCTTTGGAAACTCAAGTGGAGCGAGGTCGACTTCGGATCAGGGCTTGTCGGCTACTGGACAAGGAAGCGGCGAAGCGGAAACGCGGAATTCGATGAGCTCCCCATGTCCGCAGGGCTTCGAGCCAAGCTGGCCGAATGGAAGCTGGTGTCCGGCGCCGAGGATCTGGTCTTCGGCAATCGGTTCAACGGTCTTCTGGACCCGAACAATCGGTGGCTGAAGCGGTTGTGCGCCGAAGCCGGGGTGAAGCCGTTCGGCTTTCATGGCATCCGTCACCTGGCGGCCCGAGTGGCTATCGACAACGGTGCGACCATCATGGAAGTGAAGCATCTGCTTCGGCACAAGTCCATCGCCACGACCCAGCGCTACATCCTCCGGACGAAGAAGACCACCGGTGCCGTGGATGCCCTGGATGCAGCATTGGTCGATGCGGTCGGAGGCCGAGTCCGGAAAAATGACACTTGCGGGTGA